One segment of Paraburkholderia sp. PGU19 DNA contains the following:
- the scpA gene encoding methylmalonyl-CoA mutase, with protein sequence MSPTRARRRAVPLKRVYTRADIDGIAHLDSMPGEAPFVRGPFASMYTEKPWTIRQYAGYAQAADTNLAFRTALAEGAQGLSVAFDLPTQRGYDSDDPTVSADVGMTGVAIDTVEDMARLFEDIPLDRVSVSMTMNGAVLPVLGAFIVAADESGVHESQLRGTIQNDILKEFMVRNTAIFAPEPSLRIAADVAAYLAQQVPRFNALSVSGYHFQEAGADAVLELTLTMANARAYVDTLVARGMQANDACERMSFFFGVGTDFYVEVAKLRAARLLWSEIAAQSGATSGKGRALRMHCQTSGWSLTAQKPMNNVVRTTVEALAAVFGGTQSLHTNAYDEALALPCAESSRLARDTQLLLQHETGVCDVVDPWAGSYMMEALTADIASRARAMLDEIDASGGVVEAIHSGWVRTRIHESALRVQAEIESGQRVIVGVNRFMTDDEDEPPVPQALDAAQTRTLQARRIAQVKRSRDVTRVRDTLAVLQRAARDGEGNLLELTIECMRARATVGECTQALAAVWPRHGVDLPISSQVYGEMVLSEAEWITARAAVDRATKRLGRAPRILLAKLGQDGHDRGARVVAAALTDAGFEVTTGAMFASAEEVSELALKDDVDVIGVSSLAGAHVELVSGLLDALRKRRARIPVVIGGNIDSASWHVLKERGVARYFPTGASIQTIVTELAAHVCEIDFAAAS encoded by the coding sequence CAGGCCGCCGACACGAACCTCGCGTTCCGCACAGCATTGGCGGAAGGCGCGCAAGGTCTGTCCGTCGCATTCGATCTGCCGACCCAGCGCGGTTACGATTCGGACGATCCCACCGTCAGCGCCGACGTCGGCATGACGGGCGTCGCGATCGACACAGTAGAAGACATGGCCCGCCTCTTCGAAGACATTCCGCTCGACCGCGTGTCGGTATCGATGACGATGAACGGAGCCGTCTTGCCCGTGCTCGGCGCGTTCATCGTCGCGGCAGACGAAAGCGGCGTGCACGAGTCGCAACTGCGAGGCACGATCCAGAACGACATACTGAAAGAGTTCATGGTTCGCAACACGGCCATCTTCGCGCCCGAACCCTCGCTGCGCATCGCCGCCGATGTGGCCGCATATCTCGCGCAACAGGTGCCACGTTTCAATGCGCTGTCGGTATCCGGCTATCACTTTCAGGAAGCGGGCGCGGACGCTGTGCTCGAACTCACGCTGACGATGGCCAATGCGCGCGCCTACGTCGACACGCTCGTCGCACGCGGCATGCAGGCAAACGATGCGTGCGAGCGCATGAGTTTCTTCTTCGGTGTCGGCACGGATTTCTATGTCGAGGTCGCGAAGCTGAGAGCCGCGCGGCTGTTGTGGTCGGAGATTGCGGCGCAAAGCGGCGCGACGTCGGGCAAGGGTCGCGCGCTGCGCATGCATTGCCAGACTTCGGGCTGGTCGCTGACGGCGCAAAAGCCGATGAACAACGTCGTGCGAACAACGGTCGAGGCGCTCGCGGCTGTGTTCGGCGGCACGCAGTCGTTGCACACCAATGCGTACGACGAGGCACTGGCTCTGCCTTGCGCCGAGTCTTCGCGGCTCGCGCGCGATACGCAACTGCTGCTTCAGCACGAGACGGGAGTTTGCGATGTAGTCGATCCGTGGGCGGGGTCGTACATGATGGAAGCGCTGACGGCTGATATCGCAAGCCGTGCGCGTGCCATGCTCGATGAGATCGACGCGAGCGGTGGCGTCGTTGAGGCGATACATTCGGGCTGGGTACGCACGCGCATTCACGAATCGGCGCTGCGCGTGCAGGCCGAAATCGAAAGCGGGCAACGTGTAATCGTGGGCGTGAACCGCTTTATGACGGATGACGAGGATGAGCCTCCTGTTCCGCAAGCATTGGACGCTGCACAGACTCGCACGCTACAGGCGCGCCGCATCGCGCAGGTGAAGCGCTCGCGCGACGTAACCCGTGTGCGCGACACGCTCGCGGTGTTGCAGCGGGCGGCGCGCGATGGCGAAGGCAACCTGCTTGAATTGACCATCGAATGTATGCGTGCGCGCGCGACAGTCGGCGAATGCACACAGGCACTGGCGGCCGTGTGGCCTCGGCATGGCGTGGATTTGCCGATATCGTCGCAGGTGTATGGCGAGATGGTCTTGTCCGAAGCCGAATGGATCACAGCCCGCGCAGCGGTGGACCGAGCGACAAAGCGGTTAGGGCGTGCGCCGCGCATCCTGTTGGCAAAGCTCGGCCAGGACGGACACGATCGTGGCGCGCGTGTCGTTGCTGCCGCGTTGACGGACGCCGGCTTCGAAGTGACAACGGGCGCGATGTTCGCGTCAGCAGAGGAAGTCAGCGAACTGGCGTTGAAGGATGACGTCGATGTGATCGGCGTGTCGTCGCTTGCAGGCGCGCATGTCGAACTGGTGTCGGGTCTGCTCGACGCATTGCGTAAGCGGCGCGCACGCATCCCCGTCGTGATCGGCGGGAACATCGACAGCGCGAGTTGGCATGTGCTGAAGGAACGGGGCGTCGCCCGATACTTTCCGACCGGCGCGAGCATCCAGACAATTGTCACGGAGCTGGCGGCGCACGTCTGCGAGATCGATTTCGCAGCGGCGTCATAG
- a CDS encoding FCD domain-containing protein, whose product MESRLKATGALAQTIRHIESGIQAGRWQPDERLPSERTLAESLGVSRATVREAIGRLATRGLLETRRGSGVYLLRSKPTSLAAPWLQLIADTPPLRSETLEFRLVFECAAARFAAQRASHRELERFEAVLERMRDAVAGRDVHEEAATDGEFHTALVAASQNRLLDQFYASVIGMLREHIASNTYDATVNNANAAEQARSRLRQHESIYYAIREGNPDAAQQAMYMHIDYVGRQFNV is encoded by the coding sequence GTGGAAAGTCGTTTGAAAGCAACGGGCGCATTGGCGCAGACAATCCGCCACATCGAGTCAGGCATTCAGGCAGGTCGCTGGCAGCCTGACGAACGCTTGCCGTCCGAACGTACGCTCGCGGAGTCGTTGGGTGTGTCGCGCGCGACGGTACGTGAAGCGATTGGGCGCCTCGCAACCAGGGGTCTTCTGGAAACGCGACGCGGTAGCGGCGTCTATCTGCTGCGCAGCAAGCCAACTTCACTAGCGGCGCCGTGGCTTCAGCTCATCGCCGATACCCCGCCGCTGCGTTCGGAAACGCTTGAATTCCGACTGGTGTTCGAGTGCGCCGCCGCGCGTTTCGCTGCGCAACGTGCGTCCCATCGGGAACTCGAACGTTTCGAGGCCGTGCTCGAACGCATGCGCGACGCGGTTGCAGGTAGGGACGTCCATGAAGAAGCCGCAACCGACGGTGAATTCCATACGGCGCTGGTTGCAGCGTCGCAAAACCGGCTGCTCGATCAGTTCTATGCGAGCGTGATTGGCATGCTGCGCGAACACATCGCGAGCAACACGTACGACGCCACCGTCAACAACGCGAATGCAGCGGAGCAGGCACGCAGCCGCTTGCGCCAGCACGAATCCATCTACTACGCGATTCGTGAAGGTAATCCGGATGCGGCGCAACAGGCCATGTACATGCACATCGACTATGTCGGACGACAGTTCAACGTCTGA
- a CDS encoding altronate dehydratase family protein, with the protein MSQVTLAIKLHDIDDVLIARGALTAGTILADFDNLVASADIPAAHKIACRDVAQGAPVRRYGQIIGFATQPIRAGDHVHVHNVSMGDFARDYAFGEDMKQVDAATVPLTFNGFRRADGRVATRNYIGVVSTVNCSATVTKLVAQHFAQPGALDAFPNVDGIVPITHSFGCCIDHHGEGIQQLRRTVGGYVKHPNFAGIVIIGLGCEANQMGAMFIAEGVEPGPLLVPLVMQEEGGTQKTVDAAIAAVKNMLPVANQAVREPVPVSHINIALQCGGSDGYSGITANPALGAAVDLLVRHGGTAILSETPEIYGAEHLLTRRAVSKEVGEKIVERIHWWEDYAKREKGSIDNNPTPGNKAGGLTTILEKSLGAVAKSGSSPLMGVYRYAEPIDTHGLVFMDAPGYDPMGATGQIASGANLVVFTTGRGSCFGAKPAPSIKLATNSTMYKRMADDMDINCGDIMDGTVSVEQKGEEIFRMILDVASGHKSKSEALGVGNEEFVPWMIGAQM; encoded by the coding sequence ATGAGCCAGGTCACACTCGCGATCAAACTGCACGACATCGACGATGTACTCATTGCGCGCGGCGCGCTCACCGCCGGCACTATTCTCGCTGATTTCGACAATCTCGTTGCATCCGCTGACATTCCTGCGGCACACAAGATCGCCTGCCGCGACGTTGCACAAGGTGCGCCCGTGCGGCGCTACGGCCAGATCATCGGCTTCGCGACGCAGCCGATTCGCGCAGGCGATCACGTACACGTTCACAACGTGTCGATGGGCGACTTCGCGCGCGACTACGCGTTCGGCGAAGACATGAAGCAGGTCGATGCCGCTACAGTGCCGCTCACGTTCAACGGCTTCCGGCGAGCAGACGGCCGCGTCGCAACCCGTAACTACATCGGTGTGGTCAGCACCGTGAACTGCTCGGCCACCGTCACAAAGCTGGTCGCTCAGCACTTTGCACAACCGGGCGCGCTCGACGCGTTTCCGAACGTCGACGGCATCGTGCCGATCACGCACAGCTTCGGTTGTTGTATCGACCATCATGGCGAGGGCATCCAGCAACTGCGTCGCACGGTTGGCGGATATGTGAAGCATCCGAACTTCGCTGGCATCGTCATCATCGGGCTTGGCTGCGAAGCCAACCAGATGGGCGCAATGTTCATCGCCGAGGGCGTCGAGCCGGGCCCGCTGCTGGTGCCGCTCGTGATGCAGGAAGAAGGCGGTACGCAAAAGACCGTCGACGCGGCTATCGCCGCAGTCAAAAACATGTTGCCTGTCGCAAACCAGGCCGTGCGTGAGCCGGTTCCCGTTTCGCACATCAATATCGCGCTGCAATGCGGCGGCTCCGACGGCTATTCCGGCATCACGGCGAATCCGGCACTGGGTGCGGCTGTTGATCTGCTGGTGCGGCACGGCGGTACTGCGATCCTGTCGGAAACGCCGGAAATCTACGGCGCGGAGCATCTGCTGACACGTCGTGCCGTGAGCAAAGAGGTGGGCGAGAAGATTGTCGAGCGAATTCACTGGTGGGAAGACTACGCGAAGCGCGAAAAGGGCAGCATCGACAACAACCCGACGCCGGGCAACAAGGCGGGCGGCCTCACGACGATTCTCGAGAAATCGCTTGGCGCGGTTGCCAAGAGCGGCTCGTCGCCGCTGATGGGCGTGTACCGCTACGCAGAGCCGATTGATACACACGGACTCGTCTTCATGGACGCGCCGGGCTATGACCCGATGGGCGCGACCGGACAGATCGCGAGCGGCGCGAATCTCGTGGTGTTCACGACGGGGCGCGGCTCCTGTTTCGGCGCCAAACCTGCGCCGTCAATCAAGCTCGCGACGAACTCGACGATGTACAAGCGGATGGCCGATGACATGGACATCAACTGCGGCGACATCATGGACGGCACCGTGAGCGTGGAGCAGAAGGGCGAAGAAATTTTCCGGATGATCCTCGACGTTGCATCGGGCCACAAGAGCAAGAGCGAAGCGCTTGGCGTTGGCAACGAGGAATTCGTGCCCTGGATGATTGGCGCGCAGATGTAA
- a CDS encoding 2-keto-3-deoxygluconate permease: protein MKIKQAIERFPGGMMVIPLLWGSLLNTFAPKVLGIGSFSTQLAHGALPILAVFFVCMGAEIQLRTAPRALKNGAAITLAKLASGVLIGLLVSKVFGANGFLGLSGMATIAAVTNANMGLYAALTRQFGDEVDRGALAVLSILEGPFVTMLALGLSGLAKIPVLDLVATVLPIVIGMVLGNIDPDMRKFLKSGGDLLIPFFAFGLGAQINLHAILGAGLSGIVLGLITLGVGAVFNVIASRLFGGSGVGGVASATTAGNAVATPTAIAAVDPHLGALVAVATPQIAASTIVTSLLAPLLTAAYARWRMRRLGRVVDDVAVVAHADV, encoded by the coding sequence ATGAAAATCAAACAGGCCATCGAACGCTTTCCGGGCGGCATGATGGTCATTCCTTTGCTTTGGGGTAGCCTGCTCAACACCTTCGCACCGAAGGTGTTGGGTATCGGCAGTTTTTCGACCCAGCTCGCGCATGGTGCGCTGCCAATTCTCGCTGTGTTCTTCGTTTGCATGGGAGCCGAGATTCAACTGCGCACAGCACCGCGTGCGCTGAAGAACGGGGCTGCTATCACCCTCGCCAAGCTCGCGAGCGGCGTGCTCATTGGTTTGCTCGTCAGCAAGGTATTCGGGGCGAACGGGTTTCTCGGTCTCTCCGGCATGGCGACCATCGCCGCCGTGACCAACGCGAACATGGGACTGTACGCAGCGTTGACCCGGCAGTTCGGCGACGAGGTCGATCGGGGCGCGCTTGCGGTCCTGTCGATCCTGGAAGGGCCGTTCGTGACCATGCTCGCGCTGGGATTGTCCGGGTTGGCGAAGATCCCGGTTCTCGATCTCGTTGCAACCGTGCTGCCGATCGTCATCGGCATGGTGCTGGGAAATATCGACCCCGACATGCGCAAGTTCCTCAAGTCAGGCGGCGATTTGCTGATCCCGTTCTTTGCGTTCGGTCTCGGCGCGCAAATCAATCTGCACGCCATTCTCGGCGCGGGCTTGTCAGGGATCGTTCTTGGTCTGATTACGCTTGGGGTAGGCGCGGTATTCAACGTAATCGCATCACGCCTGTTCGGTGGTTCGGGTGTGGGGGGCGTAGCGTCGGCGACGACGGCGGGCAACGCGGTTGCGACGCCGACTGCGATTGCGGCTGTCGATCCTCATCTCGGCGCACTGGTCGCCGTGGCGACGCCTCAGATCGCCGCATCCACGATCGTTACCTCGCTGCTCGCGCCACTGTTGACGGCCGCGTATGCACGCTGGCGCATGCGTCGGCTGGGCAGGGTTGTGGATGACGTAGCAGTCGTCGCGCACGCCGACGTGTGA
- a CDS encoding PLP-dependent aminotransferase family protein translates to MTSSSRKRPARRPDWITDFADNGKARYLQIVDLIERAVANGKLNPGDRLPPQRKLAEMIGVDLTTVTRGFAEAHRRSLIESRGPLGTFIAPPIATFMQQVDLSMNIPPPPADLDLAVLLRRGLSQVLVRSDVDLLMTYQLGGGSDTDRQAGAAWLKPILGRVDPSRVVVTPGAHSALAALILALTKQNAPIFTEQLIYPGLPLIARQLGRTLDTIASDEHGMRPDALEAACSRTEGGLIYLNPTIRNPTAQTMPLRRRKEILAVAARRNVPIVEDDPYWLFADEPPAPLASLAPQQVYYLSTLSKCISPGLRAAFVVLPAAAAQEAFLKALRSLSLMSPPLTTALVTQWILDGTAADVLAGVLKESAERLLAANQILSTVSMPASSGAIHVWQPLPAHWAAKSLAAAASTEGLVFAPSSAFCQAGDVPNAIRISLGGCTRRTELTSALRKLAALVERKPSADNRLLI, encoded by the coding sequence ATGACTTCATCTTCAAGAAAGCGGCCTGCGCGGCGGCCGGACTGGATCACGGACTTCGCCGACAACGGCAAGGCACGCTATCTGCAGATCGTCGATCTGATCGAGCGCGCCGTTGCGAACGGCAAGCTGAACCCCGGCGACCGGCTGCCGCCGCAACGCAAGCTCGCGGAGATGATCGGCGTCGATCTGACCACCGTGACGCGCGGCTTCGCCGAGGCGCACCGGCGCAGCCTGATCGAATCGCGCGGTCCGCTGGGCACGTTCATCGCGCCGCCAATAGCGACGTTCATGCAGCAAGTCGACCTGAGCATGAACATTCCGCCGCCTCCCGCCGACCTCGATCTCGCCGTGTTGCTCAGGCGCGGACTGTCCCAGGTGCTGGTGCGCAGCGACGTCGATCTGCTGATGACCTATCAGTTGGGCGGCGGCAGCGATACGGACCGGCAGGCGGGCGCGGCCTGGCTCAAGCCGATACTCGGTCGCGTGGACCCTTCGCGCGTCGTCGTGACGCCCGGCGCGCATTCGGCGCTCGCCGCGCTGATACTGGCGCTCACCAAGCAGAACGCGCCTATTTTCACCGAACAGCTGATCTATCCGGGCCTGCCGCTGATCGCGCGGCAGCTAGGCCGCACGCTCGACACAATCGCCTCCGACGAGCACGGCATGCGGCCTGACGCGCTCGAAGCCGCTTGCTCGCGTACTGAGGGCGGGCTGATCTATCTGAACCCGACCATCCGCAATCCAACCGCGCAGACCATGCCCCTGCGTCGTCGCAAGGAAATTCTGGCCGTCGCGGCGCGCCGCAATGTGCCTATCGTCGAAGACGATCCCTATTGGCTATTCGCCGACGAGCCACCCGCGCCGCTCGCGAGTCTCGCGCCGCAGCAGGTGTATTACCTGTCCACCTTGTCCAAATGCATCTCGCCGGGCTTGCGCGCTGCGTTTGTCGTATTGCCTGCCGCCGCAGCGCAGGAAGCGTTTCTGAAGGCGCTGCGTTCGCTGTCGCTGATGTCGCCGCCGCTCACCACGGCGCTGGTCACGCAATGGATACTCGACGGCACGGCAGCGGATGTGCTGGCGGGGGTATTGAAGGAATCGGCAGAACGCCTGCTTGCGGCAAACCAGATACTGTCGACGGTGAGCATGCCAGCCTCCAGCGGCGCGATTCATGTGTGGCAGCCCTTGCCTGCGCACTGGGCCGCGAAAAGCCTCGCGGCGGCCGCGAGCACGGAAGGTCTCGTCTTTGCGCCGTCTTCCGCGTTTTGCCAGGCCGGCGACGTGCCGAACGCGATCCGTATTTCGCTAGGCGGCTGCACGCGGCGCACGGAATTGACGTCGGCGCTGCGCAAGCTCGCCGCGCTCGTCGAACGCAAGCCTTCCGCCGATAACCGCTTGCTGATCTAG
- the cyoA gene encoding ubiquinol oxidase subunit II, protein MSLLGGCSMVLFNPKGDIGEQEKNLILIALGLMLLVVIPVIALTLYFAWRYRASNTKAKYAPTWAHSTTIEVVVWTIPCIIVATLAVLIWKTTHSLDPYKPIESDVKPVRVEVVALNWKWLFIYPDYGVASVNQLALPVDTPVDFRLTAESLMNSFFIPQLGSQVYAMSGMQTQLHLIANSAGTYAGRSSAFSGPGFSDMNFDTVVTSRGEFDAWVARAKASPQALDVTAYDSLQQPSKKNPVTLYSNVAPGLFDGIVYQYMRDAAGRPICTTANADMYVKPARLPSHAALVSE, encoded by the coding sequence CTGAGCCTGCTAGGCGGCTGCAGCATGGTGCTCTTCAATCCGAAAGGCGACATCGGCGAGCAGGAAAAAAACCTGATCCTGATCGCGCTCGGGCTGATGCTGCTGGTCGTGATTCCCGTGATCGCGCTGACGCTGTATTTCGCGTGGCGCTACCGGGCGTCGAACACGAAGGCGAAGTACGCGCCGACGTGGGCGCATTCGACCACCATCGAAGTCGTCGTGTGGACCATTCCGTGCATCATCGTCGCGACGCTTGCGGTGCTGATCTGGAAGACAACGCATAGCCTCGATCCATACAAGCCGATCGAATCGGACGTGAAGCCCGTGCGCGTCGAAGTGGTTGCGCTGAACTGGAAGTGGCTGTTCATCTACCCGGACTACGGTGTGGCCTCCGTCAACCAGCTTGCGCTGCCGGTGGATACGCCCGTCGATTTCCGTCTGACGGCGGAATCGCTGATGAATTCGTTCTTCATCCCGCAACTGGGCAGCCAGGTCTACGCGATGTCCGGCATGCAGACGCAACTGCATCTGATCGCGAACAGCGCGGGCACGTATGCGGGCCGTTCGTCGGCATTCAGCGGACCGGGCTTTTCCGACATGAACTTCGACACGGTCGTCACGAGCCGCGGCGAATTCGATGCATGGGTCGCGCGCGCGAAAGCATCGCCGCAGGCGCTCGACGTGACAGCCTACGACAGCTTGCAGCAACCGAGCAAAAAGAACCCTGTGACGCTGTACAGCAACGTGGCGCCGGGACTGTTCGATGGCATCGTCTATCAGTACATGCGTGACGCGGCAGGCCGCCCGATATGTACGACGGCCAACGCTGACATGTATGTCAAGCCGGCTCGCTTGCCTTCACACGCAGCTTTGGTATCGGAGTAG
- the cyoB gene encoding cytochrome o ubiquinol oxidase subunit I, with amino-acid sequence MFGKLTLDAIPYHEPIIMGTLGVVILGGLALLGAITYIGKWTYLWKEWITSVDHKRIGVMYIILALVMLLRGFADAIMMRAQQAVAFGDSAGYLPPHHYDQIFTAHGVIMIFFVATPLILGLMNVVVPLQIGARDVAYPFVNSLGFWLSAVGAVLVMISMFVGDFAATGWVAYPPLSELGYSPTTGVDYYIWSLQVSGLGTTLSGINFIVTILRMRAPGLNLMKMPVFCWTALITNILIVAVFPVLTGTLALLTMDRYLDMHFFTNELGGNAMMYINLIWVWGHPEVYILILPAFGAFSEIIATFSGKPLFGYKSMVYATASIGVLSFFVWLHHFFTMGSGANVNAFFGIMTSIISVPTGVKLFNWLFTMYRGRIRFHTSTLWTIGFMVTFAVGGMTGVLLAVPGADFVLHNSLFLVAHFHNVIIGGVVFGCLAGISYWFPKVFGFTLDEFWGKVAFWCWLVGYWLAFTPLYILGFQGMTRRMNHYSVAEWHPWLIVALVGAVVVGMGILALLIQFAVSIRKREQYRDLTGDPWDARSLEWSTASPAPFYNFAHVPVITSLEQHWDNKQSGSAYARPMKKYEDIHMPRNTAAGFIISAFSLLFGFAMVWHMWVFAIVALIGMIGTFIARSYDQDVDYYVPAAEVERIENARYRKIEDERDEEFAEMA; translated from the coding sequence ATGTTTGGAAAACTTACGCTCGATGCGATTCCATATCACGAGCCCATCATCATGGGCACGCTCGGCGTCGTCATACTGGGTGGCCTCGCGCTGCTCGGAGCCATCACCTATATCGGCAAGTGGACGTATTTGTGGAAGGAGTGGATTACGTCCGTCGATCACAAGCGGATCGGCGTGATGTACATCATTCTCGCGCTCGTCATGCTGCTGCGCGGTTTTGCCGACGCGATCATGATGCGCGCGCAGCAGGCTGTCGCCTTCGGTGATTCAGCGGGCTATCTGCCACCGCATCACTACGACCAGATCTTCACCGCGCACGGCGTGATCATGATCTTCTTCGTCGCGACGCCGCTGATTCTCGGCCTGATGAACGTCGTCGTGCCGCTGCAGATCGGCGCGCGCGACGTTGCGTATCCGTTCGTCAATTCACTGGGCTTCTGGCTGTCGGCCGTCGGCGCGGTGCTGGTGATGATCTCGATGTTCGTCGGCGACTTCGCGGCGACGGGCTGGGTGGCTTACCCGCCGCTGTCCGAGCTTGGCTACAGTCCAACCACGGGCGTCGACTATTACATATGGTCGCTACAGGTGTCCGGTTTAGGGACGACGCTGAGCGGCATCAACTTCATCGTGACGATTCTACGCATGCGCGCGCCGGGTCTGAACCTGATGAAGATGCCCGTGTTCTGCTGGACGGCGCTGATCACGAACATCCTGATCGTCGCGGTGTTCCCCGTGCTGACGGGCACGCTCGCGCTGCTGACGATGGACCGCTATCTCGACATGCACTTCTTCACGAACGAGCTGGGCGGCAACGCGATGATGTACATCAACCTGATCTGGGTGTGGGGCCACCCCGAGGTGTACATCCTGATTCTGCCCGCGTTCGGTGCGTTCTCGGAAATCATCGCCACGTTCTCCGGCAAGCCGCTGTTCGGCTACAAGTCGATGGTGTATGCAACGGCGTCGATCGGCGTGCTGTCGTTCTTCGTGTGGCTGCATCACTTCTTCACGATGGGTTCGGGCGCGAACGTGAATGCGTTCTTCGGCATCATGACGTCGATCATTTCGGTGCCGACGGGCGTGAAGCTGTTCAACTGGCTCTTCACGATGTATCGCGGCCGGATTCGCTTCCATACGTCCACGCTCTGGACGATCGGCTTCATGGTGACGTTCGCCGTGGGCGGCATGACGGGCGTGCTGCTCGCCGTGCCGGGCGCGGACTTCGTGCTGCACAACAGCCTGTTTCTCGTCGCGCACTTTCACAACGTGATCATCGGCGGCGTGGTGTTCGGCTGTCTCGCGGGCATCAGCTACTGGTTCCCGAAAGTGTTCGGCTTCACGCTCGACGAGTTCTGGGGCAAGGTCGCGTTCTGGTGCTGGCTGGTCGGTTATTGGCTCGCGTTCACGCCGCTGTATATCCTCGGCTTCCAGGGCATGACGCGCCGCATGAATCATTACTCGGTGGCCGAGTGGCATCCGTGGCTGATCGTTGCGCTCGTAGGTGCCGTGGTCGTCGGCATGGGCATTCTCGCGCTGCTGATCCAGTTCGCGGTGAGCATCCGCAAGCGCGAGCAGTATCGCGATCTGACGGGCGATCCTTGGGATGCGCGCAGCCTCGAATGGTCGACGGCATCGCCGGCGCCGTTCTATAACTTCGCGCATGTTCCCGTCATCACGTCGCTCGAACAGCATTGGGACAACAAGCAGTCGGGCAGCGCTTACGCCAGGCCCATGAAAAAGTACGAGGACATTCATATGCCGCGCAACACGGCGGCGGGCTTCATCATCTCGGCGTTCAGCCTGCTGTTCGGCTTCGCGATGGTGTGGCACATGTGGGTGTTCGCGATCGTCGCGCTGATCGGCATGATCGGCACGTTCATCGCGCGCTCTTACGATCAGGATGTCGACTACTACGTGCCTGCTGCCGAAGTGGAGCGGATCGAGAACGCGCGCTACAGGAAGATCGAAGACGAGCGTGACGAAGAATTTGCGGAGATGGCCTGA
- the cyoC gene encoding cytochrome o ubiquinol oxidase subunit III: protein MTSVSTYRGSEHHDAHGHDHDHDSGTRTTLGFWIYLMSDCLIFATLFATFGVLANATAGGPTGKELFELPYVLGETLLLLASSFTFGMGVLSMNANHRGKVVGWLAATFVLGAAFIGMEIYEFAHLISDGAGPSTSAFLSGYFTLVGTHGLHVTTGLLWIVVMMHQISRFGLTPVTRRRIACLSLFWHFLDLVWICVFSLVYLREFL from the coding sequence ATGACAAGCGTATCGACCTATCGGGGCAGCGAGCATCACGACGCGCACGGCCACGATCATGACCACGACAGCGGAACCCGCACCACGCTCGGGTTCTGGATTTACCTGATGAGCGACTGCCTGATCTTCGCGACGCTGTTCGCGACCTTCGGCGTGCTCGCCAATGCGACGGCGGGCGGGCCGACGGGCAAGGAGCTGTTCGAGTTGCCGTATGTGCTGGGCGAAACCTTGCTGCTGCTCGCCAGCAGCTTCACGTTCGGCATGGGCGTGCTGAGCATGAACGCGAACCACCGCGGCAAGGTGGTCGGCTGGCTGGCCGCGACCTTCGTGCTGGGCGCGGCCTTCATCGGCATGGAAATCTATGAGTTCGCCCATCTGATCAGTGACGGCGCTGGCCCGTCGACGAGCGCCTTCCTGTCGGGCTATTTCACGCTCGTCGGCACGCACGGTCTGCACGTGACGACGGGGCTGCTTTGGATCGTCGTGATGATGCATCAGATCAGCCGCTTCGGTCTGACGCCCGTCACGCGGCGGCGCATTGCGTGCCTGAGCCTCTTCTGGCACTTCCTCGATCTCGTGTGGATCTGTGTGTTCAGTCTTGTCTATCTGCGTGAATTTCTATGA
- the cyoD gene encoding cytochrome o ubiquinol oxidase subunit IV: MSKTSGSNVTHDHVHDASHGSVKSYVVGMLLSLVLTFASFGVVMTHVVPRSMGLTAVVVLCVVQLVVQLRYFLHLGSSADQRSNTGIFVCTGLLIAIIVAGSLWVIHNANVNMMPTQISIERALARD; this comes from the coding sequence ATGAGCAAAACATCTGGATCGAATGTGACGCATGATCACGTTCATGATGCGTCGCATGGCAGCGTGAAGAGCTATGTGGTGGGCATGCTGCTGTCGCTGGTGCTGACGTTTGCGTCGTTTGGCGTGGTGATGACGCATGTCGTGCCGCGCTCGATGGGGCTGACGGCGGTGGTCGTGCTGTGTGTCGTGCAACTCGTGGTGCAGTTGCGGTATTTCCTGCACCTGGGTTCATCCGCGGATCAACGCTCGAACACGGGGATTTTCGTGTGTACGGGGTTGCTGATCGCAATCATCGTCGCGGGTTCGCTGTGGGTCATTCACAACGCGAACGTCAACATGATGCCGACGCAGATTTCGATCGAGCGCGCATTGGCGCGCGATTGA